One Kallotenue papyrolyticum genomic window carries:
- a CDS encoding VIT1/CCC1 transporter family protein, with the protein MPGIAKHIDTHLHGERTTREPRQVEQPTPGATRRQRFSTWLGTYLGSMVYGGLDGIITTFAVVSGVAGADLDSRVILILGIGNLLADGFSMGTGDYLSTKSEREYYAREARRQAREIEQSPEAPRARLRALYLQHGYSEQEADALVAVQTRDRQRWVNALLIEELGLVRQEVNPLYNALATFLAFVIAGAVPLLIYLLGLAIPIAADTAFAWSVALSALALFGLGAAKVFVTHLNPLRSGLEMLAVGGLAATVAYVIGALLKNIGVAG; encoded by the coding sequence ATGCCCGGCATCGCCAAACACATCGATACGCACCTTCATGGCGAGCGCACCACACGGGAGCCGCGCCAGGTCGAGCAGCCCACGCCGGGAGCGACGCGCCGCCAGCGCTTCAGCACCTGGCTGGGAACCTACCTTGGCAGCATGGTCTACGGCGGCCTGGATGGGATCATCACCACCTTCGCCGTCGTGAGCGGCGTCGCCGGCGCCGACCTGGACTCACGCGTGATCCTGATCCTAGGCATCGGCAACCTGCTGGCCGACGGCTTTTCGATGGGCACCGGCGACTACCTGTCAACCAAGAGCGAACGCGAATACTACGCCCGCGAAGCGCGACGCCAGGCCAGGGAGATCGAACAGTCGCCCGAAGCGCCGCGCGCCCGGCTACGGGCACTGTACCTCCAGCACGGCTACAGCGAGCAGGAGGCCGACGCGCTGGTCGCGGTTCAAACGCGCGACCGCCAGCGCTGGGTCAATGCGCTGCTGATCGAAGAGCTGGGACTGGTCAGGCAAGAGGTCAATCCGCTCTACAACGCCCTGGCGACCTTTCTCGCGTTCGTGATCGCCGGCGCGGTGCCGCTGCTGATCTACCTGCTCGGCCTGGCGATACCGATCGCCGCCGACACCGCCTTTGCCTGGTCGGTCGCGCTCTCGGCGCTGGCCCTGTTTGGCCTGGGCGCGGCCAAAGTCTTCGTAACGCACCTCAACCCGCTGCGCAGCGGGCTGGAGATGCTGGCCGTCGGTGGACTAGCGGCGACGGTGGCCTACGTCATCGGCGCGCTGCTCAAGAACATCGGCGTTGCCGGTTAG
- a CDS encoding response regulator transcription factor gives MLRQYRILVAEDSPAVQSLLNTTLKKAGYQVAIAGNGTEALIIHEEMLPHLIILDLLLPGMDGFTFCKQVRQSSMVPILVISSLSGNEHKLKAFEAGADDYMLKPCCPEELLMRVQSLLRRSYWNGHQQSGKSIWRCGHVEVDFTNRCLRRNGEEVLLTRTEWALLDELVRNSGRVLTHEELLQRVWGKTYGSETEYLRVYIGRLRRKLGDNPKKPRYLITHPGVGYRLVE, from the coding sequence TTGCTGCGACAATACCGTATCCTCGTTGCCGAAGACTCACCAGCAGTCCAGTCGTTACTAAACACGACGTTAAAGAAAGCCGGGTATCAAGTTGCCATTGCAGGCAATGGCACCGAGGCCCTGATTATACACGAGGAGATGCTCCCCCACTTAATCATTCTCGATCTACTGTTGCCGGGAATGGACGGATTTACTTTCTGTAAGCAAGTTCGCCAGAGTTCGATGGTTCCTATTCTGGTCATCTCCAGCCTTAGCGGCAATGAGCATAAGCTTAAGGCATTTGAGGCCGGGGCGGATGACTATATGCTCAAGCCCTGTTGCCCTGAGGAGCTGCTCATGCGCGTCCAGTCTCTGCTGCGGCGGAGCTACTGGAACGGCCATCAGCAGTCAGGGAAAAGTATCTGGCGTTGTGGCCACGTCGAGGTCGATTTCACCAACCGCTGCCTGCGGCGCAATGGCGAGGAGGTGCTGCTTACCCGCACAGAGTGGGCGCTCCTTGATGAGCTGGTGCGGAATTCGGGCCGCGTTCTAACCCATGAGGAGCTGCTGCAGCGGGTGTGGGGCAAAACCTACGGCAGCGAGACGGAGTATTTGCGGGTCTATATTGGCAGGCTGCGCCGGAAGCTGGGAGACAATCCGAAAAAGCCGCGGTATTTGATCACCCATCCGGGCGTTGGTTATCGCCTTGTTGAATAG
- a CDS encoding glycosyltransferase: MARFLISTAALPGHLDWGGLLPTAGRLLELGHAVLWLSGPAVAERLAAAGIPFEAVPVAFQPPQDGLPPAETTALLYAAELQRTIDTWTQEDQVAAACQAHCAVIQQWQPDVLVADPMVLAAALAAEAMDVPLAACGYPGPYLVLRSMPETTGVIADWYRRLNALRRDLKLAPVAEVPDPAFPFMAPDLHLVFFPEDWFVSYNPRQSPGAQFVGGHRRYPASPPPTWLTELPYDCPLVIVTQSTTYGPPASTLRLIIEAIGAVGGYGIVAGSADKRRLCEPLPAYIRWEEWLDYGHLLPLSAAIVHHGGMATTHAAVCAAVPQVVTPAAADQFIHAERVMALGVGLAIPPQHLSAAVLTAALRKVLVEPGYRQRALALQERFARCGGMERAAAILLSFAHMIKSRYNTT; this comes from the coding sequence ATGGCGCGGTTTCTCATCTCGACAGCAGCCTTGCCTGGTCATCTTGACTGGGGTGGCCTCCTGCCGACGGCAGGTCGCCTGCTGGAGCTTGGTCACGCGGTGCTCTGGCTGAGCGGTCCCGCCGTGGCCGAGCGCCTGGCCGCAGCAGGGATTCCTTTCGAGGCTGTGCCGGTAGCGTTCCAGCCGCCTCAAGATGGCCTGCCGCCGGCGGAGACAACTGCTCTGCTCTATGCCGCCGAGCTCCAGCGCACGATTGATACATGGACACAGGAGGATCAGGTTGCCGCCGCATGTCAGGCTCACTGTGCGGTGATACAGCAGTGGCAGCCCGATGTTCTTGTTGCCGATCCAATGGTGCTGGCGGCAGCGCTGGCTGCTGAGGCGATGGATGTGCCGCTGGCTGCCTGTGGCTACCCTGGGCCGTATTTGGTTCTGCGCTCGATGCCGGAGACAACCGGGGTGATTGCTGACTGGTATCGGCGGCTTAATGCTCTCCGTCGGGATTTGAAGCTCGCGCCGGTGGCAGAAGTGCCCGATCCCGCCTTCCCGTTTATGGCGCCGGATCTGCACCTGGTCTTTTTTCCGGAGGATTGGTTCGTCTCGTACAATCCACGGCAGTCTCCCGGCGCCCAATTTGTTGGTGGACACCGGCGCTATCCAGCTTCGCCGCCGCCTACATGGCTGACGGAGCTGCCGTACGATTGCCCGCTGGTGATTGTCACCCAGAGCACAACGTACGGCCCGCCTGCCAGCACCCTACGGCTGATCATCGAGGCGATTGGCGCTGTCGGGGGCTATGGTATTGTCGCTGGCTCAGCAGATAAACGTCGCCTGTGCGAGCCGCTGCCCGCGTACATTCGCTGGGAAGAGTGGCTCGATTACGGGCATCTTCTGCCGCTATCGGCGGCTATTGTGCACCACGGTGGTATGGCAACGACGCATGCCGCTGTATGTGCTGCTGTTCCGCAGGTTGTTACACCCGCTGCTGCGGATCAGTTTATTCATGCAGAGCGCGTCATGGCACTTGGCGTAGGGCTTGCTATTCCACCGCAGCATCTCAGCGCTGCGGTGCTCACGGCGGCGCTGCGTAAGGTTCTTGTCGAGCCGGGCTACCGTCAGAGGGCGCTGGCGCTCCAGGAGCGCTTTGCGCGCTGTGGTGGTATGGAGCGGGCCGCAGCCATTCTGCTCTCTTTTGCGCACATGATAAAGTCCCGGTATAATACTACATAG
- a CDS encoding nucleotide disphospho-sugar-binding domain-containing protein, translated as MARFLFSTVPVVGHLDWGGLLETAQLLLRRGHEVLWASGAQVAAQLERAGVPLAIIPVAFPGTIRPHAGAGQQQMDFEELYAAEMRSLLDMWLDERQVEQACDAHLELIRRWRPDVIIADPFVIGAALAAEASGVALAGCGYPGPFTVFMPIAAAAPVAAEFQERRNRLRARIGLCPLAPESTPAFLFIAGDLHLVYFSAEWFSVFNPRPSPGARFVGGAAQEPAAPPPDWLHELPADRPLVLIAQPTGYQVESTPLPAIFAALERFGALGILGGATEQRDQIAALPAHIRWEAWLPYEHVLPRAAAIIHHGGTGTTHDAICWGVPQIVIPEAVDQLLHARAVLASGVGLSLRRDRLTAEVVAGALERVLTQERFRAAARRLRDQFAALGGVPRAADLLEELALRYNPRPQPAGSNAGSGEPMPTCRICGSQAQHRTFSMREMMIGLRDEFRYFQCADCGCLQIVAVPADLARYYGEGYYSFNSDPRQQPAELMRTLAVQFLQTYFGQNRFTADSAILDVGCGAGGLLYGLREAGYTRLAGIDAYLPADICYPNGLTIQRRRLAELDDAQRWDLIMFNHSFEHMDDQEEVLRLAASRLTSDGVCLLRMPTVSSYAWRTYGVHWVGVDAPRHLYIHSLESITLLAERAGLVLVETRYDSFELQFIGSEQYQRDIPLLSQQSYLRNPQNALFSPEQIEEFRRRSARLNALRQGDSAAFYLRKAVRSSYA; from the coding sequence ATGGCTCGTTTTCTCTTCTCAACCGTTCCTGTTGTGGGTCACCTTGACTGGGGCGGTCTGCTGGAGACGGCGCAGCTGCTCCTACGGCGAGGGCACGAGGTGCTGTGGGCCAGTGGCGCGCAGGTGGCTGCCCAACTTGAGCGAGCCGGTGTGCCGCTGGCGATCATTCCTGTCGCCTTTCCTGGAACGATTCGCCCACATGCCGGAGCCGGTCAGCAGCAGATGGACTTTGAGGAGCTGTACGCTGCGGAGATGCGCTCTCTGCTGGATATGTGGTTAGATGAGCGGCAAGTGGAGCAGGCCTGTGACGCGCATCTGGAGCTGATTCGTCGGTGGCGGCCTGATGTGATCATTGCCGATCCTTTTGTGATCGGCGCGGCATTGGCGGCAGAAGCCTCGGGCGTCGCCTTGGCCGGCTGTGGCTATCCCGGCCCGTTCACCGTTTTTATGCCAATTGCCGCAGCGGCGCCCGTCGCTGCTGAGTTCCAGGAACGGCGCAATCGGCTGCGCGCGCGTATCGGCCTGTGTCCGCTGGCGCCGGAGTCCACGCCGGCTTTCCTGTTCATTGCTGGTGATCTCCACCTGGTCTATTTCTCTGCGGAATGGTTCAGCGTCTTCAACCCCCGGCCCTCGCCCGGCGCGCGTTTTGTGGGCGGAGCAGCGCAGGAGCCTGCTGCACCGCCGCCGGATTGGCTACACGAGCTGCCGGCAGATCGGCCGCTGGTCCTTATCGCTCAGCCAACCGGTTACCAGGTCGAGAGCACACCATTACCGGCCATCTTTGCTGCGCTGGAGCGCTTCGGCGCGCTGGGCATTCTAGGTGGCGCTACGGAGCAGCGCGATCAGATTGCTGCGCTGCCGGCGCATATTCGCTGGGAGGCCTGGCTGCCCTACGAGCATGTGCTGCCGCGCGCGGCCGCGATCATCCATCACGGCGGTACCGGAACGACCCATGACGCGATTTGCTGGGGCGTTCCACAGATTGTGATCCCTGAGGCGGTGGATCAGCTGCTCCATGCTAGGGCGGTGCTGGCGAGTGGGGTCGGGCTGTCGCTGCGCCGCGATCGGTTGACGGCGGAGGTTGTAGCTGGGGCGCTGGAGCGCGTGCTTACTCAGGAGCGCTTCCGCGCTGCTGCGAGACGGTTGCGCGATCAGTTTGCTGCACTCGGCGGAGTGCCCAGGGCGGCCGATTTGCTGGAGGAACTGGCGCTGCGTTATAATCCCAGGCCCCAGCCGGCTGGTAGCAATGCAGGCTCAGGAGAGCCTATGCCCACTTGTAGGATCTGCGGCAGCCAGGCCCAACATCGCACATTCAGCATGCGCGAGATGATGATCGGCCTGCGCGATGAGTTTCGCTACTTCCAATGTGCCGACTGCGGCTGTCTGCAGATTGTCGCTGTACCGGCAGACCTCGCCCGCTACTACGGTGAGGGCTATTACAGCTTCAACTCCGATCCACGGCAACAGCCAGCGGAGCTGATGCGCACCCTGGCTGTCCAATTTCTCCAAACCTATTTTGGCCAGAATCGGTTTACCGCTGATTCGGCCATTCTCGATGTCGGTTGCGGGGCTGGTGGGCTGCTCTACGGGCTGCGCGAAGCCGGGTATACCCGGCTGGCAGGGATCGATGCCTATCTTCCGGCGGATATCTGCTACCCCAACGGCCTGACCATTCAGCGCCGCCGCCTCGCCGAGCTGGATGATGCCCAGCGGTGGGATCTGATCATGTTCAACCATTCTTTTGAACATATGGACGACCAGGAGGAGGTGTTGCGCCTGGCTGCCTCACGGCTGACCAGCGACGGCGTGTGTCTGCTGCGTATGCCGACAGTCTCCTCCTACGCCTGGCGCACCTATGGTGTCCACTGGGTTGGCGTTGACGCGCCCCGCCATCTGTACATCCACTCGCTGGAGAGCATCACGCTGCTTGCGGAGCGGGCCGGTCTGGTGCTCGTCGAGACACGCTACGACTCGTTCGAGCTCCAGTTCATTGGCAGCGAACAGTACCAGCGGGATATTCCGCTCCTATCGCAGCAGTCGTACCTGCGAAATCCGCAGAACGCTCTCTTTTCCCCGGAGCAGATCGAGGAGTTTCGTCGGCGCTCGGCGCGGCTCAATGCCCTGCGCCAGGGCGACTCCGCTGCGTTTTATCTTCGCAAAGCCGTTAGGAGCAGCTATGCGTGA
- a CDS encoding citrate synthase has product MSPLNYHPGLEGVVAAETRLSHVDGAAGRLIIAGYPLEELAPRASFEEVVFLLWQDRLPTAAELEQLRQTLAARRALPELTLTILRAAAATRLPAMDALRLALDSLAVTLGDAGLEEQALRLVAAAPTIVATYWRLRQGRSPVAPDPRLGHAANYLFMLDGSAPSAERARALETYLNTVADHGLNASTFTARVIISTGSDLVSAITGAIGALKGPLHGGAPGPALETVFEIGTPERAEAVLRAKLAAGERLMGFGHRVYRVRDPRADVLQAAAERLYASDGDRRLYELARHVESVALALLAERKPERRLQTNVEFYTALLLHGLGLDQELFSPTFAVSRLAGWTAHCFEQRAHNRIIRPASAYIGPQDRRWTPLEARG; this is encoded by the coding sequence ATGAGCCCGCTAAACTATCACCCTGGTCTGGAGGGCGTCGTCGCCGCCGAGACGCGCTTGAGCCATGTGGACGGAGCGGCCGGACGGCTGATCATTGCCGGCTACCCGCTGGAGGAGCTAGCCCCGCGAGCCAGCTTCGAGGAAGTGGTCTTTCTGTTGTGGCAGGATCGATTGCCGACCGCCGCCGAGCTGGAGCAGTTGCGCCAGACGCTGGCCGCCCGGCGCGCGCTGCCGGAGCTGACACTTACCATCCTGCGCGCTGCTGCCGCGACGCGCCTGCCGGCCATGGATGCACTGCGCCTGGCGCTCGACAGCCTGGCCGTCACCCTGGGCGACGCCGGGCTCGAGGAGCAGGCGCTGCGACTGGTGGCAGCCGCGCCCACGATCGTGGCAACCTACTGGCGGCTACGCCAGGGCCGGTCGCCGGTCGCGCCCGACCCGCGGCTGGGGCATGCCGCCAACTACCTCTTCATGCTCGACGGCAGCGCGCCCTCGGCGGAGCGCGCCCGCGCGCTGGAGACCTACCTCAACACCGTGGCCGATCATGGCCTCAACGCCTCGACCTTCACCGCGCGCGTGATCATCTCCACCGGCTCCGACCTGGTCTCGGCGATCACCGGCGCGATCGGCGCCCTCAAAGGCCCGCTCCACGGCGGCGCGCCCGGTCCGGCGCTGGAAACCGTGTTTGAGATCGGCACGCCTGAACGCGCCGAGGCAGTGCTACGCGCCAAGCTAGCTGCCGGCGAACGGCTGATGGGCTTCGGCCATCGTGTCTATCGCGTGCGCGACCCACGCGCCGATGTGCTGCAAGCCGCCGCCGAACGGCTGTATGCCAGCGATGGCGACCGTCGGTTATACGAGCTGGCGCGCCATGTCGAGAGCGTGGCGCTGGCGCTGCTGGCCGAGCGCAAACCCGAACGCCGCTTGCAGACCAACGTCGAGTTCTACACCGCGCTGCTGCTGCACGGGCTGGGCCTGGATCAAGAGCTCTTCTCGCCCACCTTCGCCGTGAGTCGCCTCGCCGGCTGGACGGCGCACTGCTTCGAACAGCGCGCCCACAACCGCATCATCCGCCCCGCCTCGGCCTACATCGGCCCGCAAGATCGCCGCTGGACGCCGCTGGAGGCGCGCGGCTAG
- a CDS encoding class I SAM-dependent methyltransferase → MRETGPAMAFTLERYDPAYDHNPSFPMIFMGAPHWARYHWAAQFCRGKCVVDIACGSGYGTSYLAQVAEQAIGIDNDRSVVEYCRRTYPNARFYCADAQRFKLTQPVDVIVSMETIEHLPEPERFLERVCAGLRSDGIFLCSTPIAGVLPQPPHHVREYSGEAFQAMLERYFAEVSLQFQTMRWDIGGETYHSTDMFLLAVCRRPHRSVL, encoded by the coding sequence ATGCGTGAGACAGGTCCGGCGATGGCTTTTACACTGGAGCGCTACGACCCGGCCTACGATCACAACCCCTCCTTCCCGATGATCTTCATGGGAGCGCCGCATTGGGCCCGCTATCACTGGGCGGCGCAATTCTGCCGGGGGAAATGCGTCGTTGATATTGCCTGCGGGAGCGGGTACGGAACAAGTTACCTGGCCCAGGTTGCGGAACAGGCCATCGGCATCGACAACGATCGCTCGGTCGTCGAGTATTGCCGACGCACCTACCCCAACGCCAGGTTCTACTGCGCCGATGCCCAGCGGTTTAAGCTGACCCAACCTGTTGATGTGATCGTCTCGATGGAGACGATTGAGCATCTGCCTGAGCCCGAGCGTTTCCTGGAGCGAGTCTGCGCTGGGCTGCGCTCCGACGGCATCTTTCTCTGCAGCACGCCGATCGCCGGCGTGCTGCCGCAACCACCACATCATGTGCGGGAATACAGCGGCGAAGCATTCCAGGCCATGCTGGAGCGCTACTTTGCCGAGGTCTCGCTCCAATTCCAGACCATGCGCTGGGATATTGGCGGCGAAACCTACCATAGCACCGATATGTTCCTCCTTGCGGTCTGCCGTCGGCCGCATCGATCCGTTTTGTGA
- a CDS encoding lantibiotic dehydratase C-terminal domain-containing protein encodes MLTTWLKTRIFHRLQPGERLSVEGDTILLGYVRPLFQRVAGSPAVRSRFFRRYSEGGVHVDMRFLGEPEALEREIRPMIEETLPAFLREHFPPPPEQGEYPPLGERLYHKFWGHEPLHHAYTYDIEIVDDQQFLDEQLTPLQREFEDLCSMACLDAIATFRSHQLRFQWSIVVAGMILRATELPAPVLTRFCDRMKERWMDVFEVDREWEQIFEQRYQQVGARLRRLIFSEPDDKAMVAAFGNSGAELVGRLLRGAVEIISRIPPAERRAVHPVVAEIVGHNLFHMLHNRFNISIQEEIFSAYLLGNILQQHELSSVQA; translated from the coding sequence ATGCTGACAACCTGGCTTAAGACCCGCATTTTTCATCGTCTTCAGCCTGGAGAGCGCCTCTCCGTCGAGGGCGATACCATCCTGCTCGGCTATGTGCGGCCGTTGTTCCAACGCGTCGCAGGATCACCTGCCGTCCGCTCACGCTTTTTCCGGCGCTACTCTGAGGGGGGTGTCCATGTCGATATGCGCTTCCTTGGCGAGCCGGAGGCGCTTGAGCGTGAGATCCGGCCGATGATTGAGGAGACGCTGCCTGCTTTTCTCCGGGAACACTTTCCGCCGCCACCCGAGCAGGGAGAGTATCCGCCTCTTGGAGAGCGGCTGTACCATAAATTCTGGGGCCACGAGCCACTCCATCACGCCTACACCTACGATATTGAAATTGTTGACGATCAGCAGTTTCTCGATGAGCAGCTCACGCCGCTTCAGCGTGAGTTCGAGGATCTCTGTAGTATGGCCTGTCTTGACGCCATCGCAACCTTCCGAAGCCACCAACTGCGCTTCCAGTGGTCCATTGTCGTCGCCGGCATGATTCTGCGCGCAACCGAGCTTCCGGCGCCAGTGCTTACGCGCTTCTGTGATCGCATGAAGGAGCGTTGGATGGATGTCTTCGAGGTGGATAGGGAGTGGGAACAGATTTTTGAGCAGCGCTATCAGCAAGTCGGGGCGCGCTTGCGAAGGCTGATTTTCAGTGAGCCCGACGATAAAGCGATGGTGGCGGCCTTTGGCAACTCCGGCGCCGAGCTGGTCGGCAGGCTCCTACGTGGTGCTGTTGAGATCATCTCGCGCATTCCCCCCGCAGAGCGCCGGGCAGTGCATCCGGTGGTGGCCGAGATCGTTGGGCATAATCTGTTCCACATGCTCCATAATCGCTTCAATATCTCCATCCAGGAGGAGATTTTCTCCGCTTACCTGCTCGGCAACATCCTGCAGCAGCACGAGCTGTCATCCGTACAAGCATAA
- a CDS encoding citrate synthase family protein has translation MTRSSYLSAAEAARELGVSLPTLYAYVSRGLIRSLPGAGPSRARRYSAEDVRRLRERKAARRDPERAAATALRWGAPVLESALTLIADGRLYYRGQDATLLAVQHSFEEVVALLWTGDMAHALRAALRGPYRLPPRCRAVWEQVRDLQPAERMAVALALAAPDDLPAWDARPVAQLQTATRIMGLLLAAALDELEAPLTPAQALAQRWAPTVPAAERLLTAALILCADHELNVSSFTARCVASAGASLYGALQAGLAALQGVRHGGHTERVAALLREIGAPAQAPAVVAARLRRGEAVPGFGHVLYPQGDPRAATLLQLIQQHLAESPAWALSAALVAAVAEITGEQPTIDLALVTLAETLALPPGAPLALFALGRAAGWLAHALEQATQAALIRPRARYSGPLPDAPPAETVVDKIDKPT, from the coding sequence ATGACACGTTCGAGCTATCTTTCCGCGGCGGAGGCGGCGCGCGAACTGGGCGTCAGCCTGCCGACGCTGTACGCCTACGTCAGTCGCGGTCTGATTCGTTCACTACCCGGCGCAGGGCCGTCGCGGGCGCGGCGCTACTCCGCCGAGGATGTGCGACGGCTGCGCGAGCGCAAGGCCGCGCGGCGCGATCCAGAGCGCGCCGCAGCCACGGCGCTGCGCTGGGGCGCGCCTGTGCTGGAGTCGGCGCTGACGCTGATCGCCGATGGTCGGCTCTACTACCGCGGTCAGGATGCCACTCTGCTGGCGGTGCAGCACTCGTTTGAAGAGGTGGTGGCGCTGCTGTGGACCGGCGATATGGCCCATGCGCTGCGCGCAGCCTTGCGCGGGCCGTACCGCTTACCCCCGCGTTGTCGCGCCGTCTGGGAGCAGGTGCGCGATCTGCAGCCCGCCGAGCGCATGGCGGTGGCTCTGGCGCTGGCCGCGCCCGACGATCTGCCGGCCTGGGATGCGCGGCCCGTGGCGCAGTTACAGACGGCGACGCGCATTATGGGGCTCCTGTTGGCGGCGGCGCTCGACGAGCTCGAAGCGCCGCTCACGCCGGCGCAGGCGCTGGCACAGCGTTGGGCGCCGACGGTGCCGGCAGCCGAGCGCCTGTTGACGGCAGCACTGATCCTGTGCGCTGATCACGAGCTCAACGTCTCGTCCTTTACGGCGCGCTGTGTCGCATCGGCGGGCGCGTCGCTCTACGGCGCGCTGCAGGCTGGGCTGGCAGCCTTGCAGGGGGTGCGCCACGGCGGGCATACCGAGCGCGTGGCGGCGCTGCTGCGCGAGATCGGCGCGCCGGCGCAGGCGCCGGCGGTGGTGGCGGCGCGCCTGCGGCGCGGCGAGGCAGTGCCCGGCTTTGGGCATGTGCTCTACCCGCAGGGCGATCCGCGCGCGGCGACGCTGCTGCAGCTCATCCAGCAGCACCTCGCGGAGTCGCCGGCCTGGGCGCTGAGTGCGGCGCTGGTGGCGGCAGTCGCCGAGATCACCGGCGAGCAGCCGACCATCGACCTGGCGCTGGTAACCTTGGCCGAGACGCTGGCGCTGCCACCGGGCGCGCCGTTGGCGCTCTTCGCCCTGGGCCGCGCGGCGGGCTGGCTGGCGCACGCCCTGGAGCAGGCGACGCAGGCCGCCCTGATCCGCCCTCGCGCGCGCTACAGCGGTCCGCTGCCGGATGCACCGCCCGCGGAGACGGTTGTTGACAAAATTGATAAACCAACGTAA
- a CDS encoding ABC transporter permease, whose translation MSAKRLMRSLTKIVSVEWKLMLREPIGFIFILLFPSLMALLLGLQQADQQVATARVLSFLGISPMVFGLMGFPITLVTYRERGMLRRLRVTPLSPLLYLVAQALVGTVMVVLGGLLLVIVGLTMLRIAPPVQPLGVAVAFLLGTLAFIAIGSFLSSIITTVRGLQVASTILFGGMMFALFVASSPDASPTVQTIAKWLPIEHMMRLVTGFWLPAAGTIAWESVLVLLAFIGVSLLIAARFFRWD comes from the coding sequence ATGTCCGCCAAACGACTGATGCGCAGCCTAACAAAGATTGTCAGTGTGGAATGGAAGCTTATGCTGCGAGAGCCAATCGGCTTTATCTTTATTTTGCTCTTTCCCTCGCTGATGGCCCTGCTGCTTGGGCTGCAGCAGGCCGATCAACAGGTTGCCACAGCGCGGGTGCTCTCTTTTTTGGGCATTAGCCCAATGGTTTTCGGCCTGATGGGATTTCCCATTACGCTCGTGACCTACCGTGAGCGCGGCATGTTGCGCCGCCTACGCGTGACGCCGCTCTCGCCGCTGCTCTATCTGGTTGCTCAGGCGCTGGTGGGGACGGTCATGGTTGTTCTCGGCGGGCTGCTGTTGGTGATCGTTGGGCTGACGATGTTGCGGATCGCCCCACCGGTTCAGCCGCTCGGTGTTGCGGTTGCCTTTCTGCTCGGCACGCTGGCCTTTATTGCGATCGGTTCGTTCCTGAGCAGCATCATCACCACTGTACGTGGGCTGCAGGTTGCCAGCACGATCCTTTTCGGCGGGATGATGTTCGCGCTGTTTGTTGCCAGCAGTCCCGACGCTTCTCCTACCGTGCAAACGATCGCGAAATGGCTCCCCATTGAGCATATGATGCGGCTTGTTACCGGCTTCTGGCTGCCGGCTGCCGGTACAATCGCCTGGGAAAGTGTGCTCGTTCTGCTGGCGTTCATTGGCGTAAGTCTTCTGATTGCGGCGCGATTCTTTCGTTGGGATTAG
- a CDS encoding ABC transporter ATP-binding protein, with product MDTIVEVEHLRKTYGSTVAVEDISFTVCAGEIFGIVGPNGAGKTTTIECIVGLRTPTAGVIRVLGMDPQRQSKALRQRLGVQLQQAALPDRIKVWEALDLFASFYDQPADPAALLKQWGLEEKRNSAFATLSGGQKQRLFIALSLINNPAVVFLDELTTGLDPQARRATWELISDIRRRGTTVILVTHFMEEAERLCDRLAIIDHGRLIALDTPQRLIASLDQETCVRFTLPKEINLAMLEQLPHVSRVLRQGDEVAVYGSGPVMAQVAGVLASHDIVPADLRSQQATLEDVFLKLTGHAMRE from the coding sequence ATGGACACAATTGTTGAGGTTGAGCATCTGCGGAAAACCTACGGCTCGACGGTTGCCGTCGAGGATATCTCATTTACGGTGTGTGCCGGAGAGATCTTCGGCATTGTTGGTCCTAACGGAGCCGGCAAGACGACAACGATCGAATGCATTGTCGGGCTTCGTACGCCGACAGCCGGTGTCATTCGTGTGCTTGGGATGGACCCGCAACGCCAGAGCAAAGCGCTGCGCCAGCGCCTCGGGGTACAGCTCCAACAAGCGGCTCTGCCCGATCGCATCAAGGTGTGGGAGGCACTGGATTTGTTTGCCTCGTTCTATGATCAGCCTGCCGATCCGGCAGCGCTCTTGAAGCAGTGGGGCCTGGAGGAGAAGCGCAATAGCGCCTTTGCAACCCTTTCGGGTGGGCAGAAGCAGCGGCTCTTCATTGCGCTGAGCCTGATCAATAACCCTGCTGTGGTCTTCCTGGATGAGCTTACAACCGGGCTCGACCCGCAGGCGCGCCGTGCCACCTGGGAACTCATCAGCGATATCCGCCGCCGTGGTACTACGGTGATCCTGGTGACTCATTTTATGGAGGAGGCTGAGCGGCTCTGTGATCGGCTAGCGATTATTGACCATGGCCGGCTGATCGCTCTCGATACGCCGCAGCGGCTCATCGCCAGTCTCGATCAAGAGACCTGTGTTCGCTTTACGCTGCCAAAAGAGATAAACCTGGCTATGCTTGAGCAGCTACCGCATGTCAGTCGTGTGCTACGCCAGGGCGACGAGGTTGCTGTCTATGGCTCAGGGCCGGTGATGGCGCAAGTCGCCGGGGTGCTGGCATCTCACGATATTGTGCCGGCCGATCTGCGCAGCCAGCAGGCAACGCTGGAGGATGTCTTTCTGAAGCTGACTGGCCATGCCATGCGCGAGTGA